The Chloracidobacterium sp. nucleotide sequence GATCTCCCGCGAAGGTGGACTGGATGCATCGGCCGAATGTATGTCGAAATTCGGATGTAGGGTCGATGAACTCTCGAAACGGGCGGCATCCGAGATGATCGACCACCTCCAGTCGCTCCAGCGTGGCGAGCAGGCGGCGGCGATGCCGATGCGGCGTGCAGGATAACAACACTCGTGTTTTAGGTTGTTTTGGATCGTGAATTGACCCGTCCCGCTTTTCTCCATGAAGCCGGAATATCTCTCACCTCGATCCAAAACTCACTCGGAGCGGCGGCAGATGCTATGTGCAACTGCCGCCGCTTTTGGATTACTTCGCCGAGCATCGACGGAAAAAGGCACGAAAGCCGGAAATGCTAATTCCCTATCCTTCGTGCCTTTAATCTATCGTTCGCCGACGAGACTAGGCCCTTGTGCCGATGAACGTCAGCGGTTCAGGGACGATCGGAGCCGATAAAGTCCCGGTCATTGAGTCGCCATCCACCTTGCCGGCAATTGTAAATTCGAGCGGTTGGCCCTGCATTTCAGCGATCGCGGTTGCCCACAGCTTATTGCCGGTCATCTTACCGTTGCTGATAGTGCCGTCGCCAAACATTGTTTCCAGGACTCCGGTGAGCAGATCACCGCTTTGCTCTACGGTCAACGAGACCGGCAATTTCTGGCCCTGAAAATCTATCGAAAGATCCCAGTCGCCGGCTGCGTTTGCCGGTTCGTCGAGGGCGTCATTATTGTATTTACCGATATCCTGAGCGTTGCCGTCGGTGTCAAAGACTTCGACCGAAGTTGCGAATCCGGAGGCTTGCGGCAGGACCTCTTCGGCATCGCCGACGATCACGATCGCCACTTCGTCCGGGCGAATATGTTCCTTTGCCACGCGTAAGACGTCATCGACCGTTACAGCGTCGATATGGTCACGGTAGGTTTGCAGATAATCTTCCGGCAAGTTGTAAAGGTGCTGATTGACGATCAGGTTTGTCAGTCCTTCCTGTGTTTCGGCCCGGATCGGGAATACTCCGGTCAGGAAATTCTTGGCGTCGGCGAGTTCGTCATCGCTCACCTTGTCCACACGGATCCGGTCAAGTTCGTAGAAAAACTCCTTGAGCGATTCGCCGGTTACGGCAGTTCGAACCTCGGCGGTCGCCTCTGCCTCACCGGCCAGCTTTTTATATTCCATCCGCGTATAGGCACCGTAGGTATAGCCCTTTTCCTCACGCAGATTCATAAATACACGCGAGGACGCACCGGCACCGAGCACCTGATTCATCACGATCAGCGGAAAATAGTCCGGATGATCGCGCGACACGCCGAGATTTGCGATCACGATATTCGACTGCGCCGACCCCGGACGGTCAACGACCGTTAAAGTTCGGTCAGTCCGCATCGGTGGTGCCGGAAAGTCATTTGTACACGGCGTTCCGGGTTGCCAGTCACCGAATAATTCCGTGATCTCAGCGATCAGTTCGTCACGCTTGACGTCGCCGACCACGATGAACATTGCGTTGTTCGGGATAAACTGCTTGGCATGGAATTCGGTCAACATCTCGCGTGTCAGCTTTTCGACATCCGCTGCCTTTGGCGAGATCTTCGAATACGGGTGATCGCCATAGACAAGGCGGCCGACCTGTTCCCCGGCGAGAAATCCGGGCTGTGAACGCTGGAATTTGAGATTTTCGATCGTATTTCGGCGATAGAGGTCGAGTTCCGTTTCGGGAAACACGGGCCGCAGAGCCACCTCGGCCATCAGATGCAGAATGTCTGAGCTATACAGTGACAAACTCGATGCCGCTAAGACCGTAAAGTCGTCCGACGAACTCGCTGAAATGCTTGCTCCCAATCTCTCCGTCTTTTCGGCTAACTGAAGACTCGTGTATTCGGCGGTTCCCTCGGTCAAAAGCGATGTCATTGCGGACGTGAGACCTGTCGAATCCTCCGGATCATTTACGTCACCGCTATGAAACGCAAGGCGGTAGCTCACCAGCGGCAGTCGCTCGTGTTCGAATATTACCAGTCGTAAACCGTTATCAAGGGTCGTCTGAAACGGCCTCGGTATCTCAAATGAGATCGGCTCGAGCGGTGCTGGCGGTGAATTTCTGAAGTCGTTGGTCATATATTCTCTTAGGCTTCTATGCCTTTACGGCGGGGACTACATCAAGCAATGCTCGATTGTCGGTGTTCAAATAGTGGGCTGCGGCCATCCGTATCTGTTCGGCCGTCACGGAAAGGAGTTCGTCCAGTTCGGTGTTGATAAGTGTCGGATCGCCGTCATACAGGGCATATTCAGCTAGTTGCTGTGCCCGCGACATTGATGACTGGCGATGTCGAACCGAGTCGTTCAAGAGCTGATTCTCGATCTTTTCCATCTCCTCGGCCGACGGGCCGTGGGTAGCAAGGCTTTGGATCTCTTCCATTATATTCTCGCGGATCCGGCTCAGGTCTTCCTCGGGCTTCGGGATCGCACCGATAAAGATGCTGGACGGTCCACGTCGTTCGTCCGTAAATCCAAACAGCTGAATGACGGATTCCGAGCCTTTCACCAATTTTTGATATAGCCGTGAGCTTTCGCCGTCGTAGAGCACCTTTCCGGCGAGATAGAGTGCGTTGAATTCGGGGGTTCGCCGCTCAGGTATCTTCCATCCGATCAGAAATGCCGGAAACGGAGCAAGCTTGTCTTCCCATTCACGATAGGTGGACGCGACCTCGGCCGGTTCACTCACGTCCAGAGCAGGCGGCAGCGGTTGCGATGCGATATCGCCGAAATATGTCTCGATCAAACCTTTTGCGATTTCGGGGTCAAACGCACCCGAAAGTGCGATCACTGCGTTATTTGGAGCGTAATATACCCGAAAGAAATCCTGCACGTCCTCGACCGTCGCATCATCCAGATGTTCCATCGAGCCGATCGTCGAGTGCGAATTGGCAAAATTTTGAAAGATCATTTCATTGATCAGGTCAAATATCTGCCCGTAAGGCTGGTTATCATACCTCAGCCGCTTCTCTTCCTTTACCGCTTCGCGTTGGTTGTCGAGGTTTTCTTGGGTAACCGCAAGCGAGCGCATTCTGTCCGATTCCAGCCACAGAGCGAGCGGCAATTGGCTTGCCGGCAGCGTCTCGTAATAATTCGTACGCTCGCTCGAAGTCGTGCCGTTCATCGTGCCGCCGGCCTTCATCACGTACTGGAAATGTCCCGCCTTGGGCACATTTGCCGAGCCCTGGAACATCATATGTTCGAACAGGTGAGCAAAGCCCGTGCGGCCATCGCGTTCGTTCCGCGAACCAACATTGTAATAGACGGCAACTGAAACGACCGGGATCGCATTATCAGGATTTAAGACGACCCGCAGGCCGTTCTGCAGCGTATAATCCTCGATCTCGAGCGAAGTTAATTTGAAAGTCTCTGTCATAAGATTCACTGTTTTTATGAGAACACTTTGACGTCCAAAAATCAACGAACGAAAATTTTCGAAAACACCTCAGTATCCGCACTCCGGGGTGCCGTTCGCATCAGACTCCACTTCGCCGGCGATACTTTAGTACAACTTTTCCTGCCGATCTGAATCTAATAACTATAACCACACGAAATATAAACTTGACCGGCACGATAGTGAGTTGCTTAAGGCATTTTACGTTGGATGAACTCTAAAACTATGATCTCGGAAATTATACAATCACCTCCACCTAATCGTTTTATCGGACTTATCCCTTCGGTAGTAAAGGCGGCCGACGCCAAGCTACCTACGAAATACGGCGAATTTCGCATCGCCGGTTATCGCTCATTGACGAGTGACGAAGAATTCGTCGTTGTTTACAAGGGCGAGCTTCGTACAGAGGATGCTCTTCCCGTTCGTATCCACTCGCAGTGTATGACGGGAGATGTCTTTAACTCGGCGAAATGCGATTGCGGCGAACAACTTGATCTGGCAATGGAACGCATCGCCCGCGAAGGCCGCGGTGTGATCGTCTATCAGCAGCAGGAAGGCCGCGGCATCGGAATCATAAACAAGATCCGGGCGTATGCTCTTCAGGACCAAGGCGCCGACACGATCGAGGCCAATGTTCAACTCGGACTCGATATCGATGCCCGGCGCTACGAGCAATGTGTCGAGATCTTACGCGATCTAGGGCTTCGACGGGTCAAGGCAATGACAAATAACCCCGAAAAGATCCAAGCTATGCGCCAGGGCGGCATCGAAGTCGCGGAACGCGTGGCGACAGAGATCGAACCTTCGAAAGACACACAAAAATATCTTAGCGTTAAGAAGTTTCAGATGGGTCACTTGCTCAGTCTCGTGACGTCGTAAGCACGTAACCGCAAGGGTAAGCATTCCAGGCCGCAGTCGAACACAGCGTTCGGCTGCGGCATTCTCGTTTGATGGTAGTTTTCGCTCTGACACCAACCGGCGAATATGACCTTGATTATGCAGAGCTCTATAATTGCGAGGGTGAGAGAGTCACAGTTGCCGGGCCGTCGTATTAGGATATAATTGATAAAAACGCTTAACGCTCACCAAATATATGAATAATCAACATCCAACTGACGCTGAACTTGATCAACAAGTTAAAGAGGAATTTGCCGAAGAAGGCCGTGTCAACGAAGGCTCTCAGGAGCAGCTTTTAGAAAAACTCGCAGATTATACGGATCGCTCGCCCAAACTATCCGGCGGCGACATTGACGCTGCCTGGGAAGACTCCGACGTCGGCGAAGAGTCGGTCGGCGGCGGCAACCCGACACCCGACCAGAGCGTCGTAGAAGAGTTGGGTGAAGCTATGGGCATCACCTATCAAGACAACGAACCGCTCGGCACCGAAAAAAAACTCGAACGCCGCGACGAAGACCGCTGGGAACTAAACCCCGCCTCCGCCGAAGACTTCGGGGATAACGAATAGCGGTTGTCTGTCAGAACCGGGAGCCATAGCGACCGGGTTCTTTTCATCCGCTCCGTTCCGGCAAACGCGAACGCCAAACCCCTGTCAGAACCGGGAGCCATAGCGACTGGGTTCTTTCCCTTTCCGCCACGCCCTCGCCGCATCTTCACGCACCGACCACACGCTCGTTAACACACGATGCATGATCCGCCCGATATCGTCCGTGAGGCGCTCGATCAGCAGATGAATGTGATCGGTCATCAGGCAGTATGCGTAAAGATAGAATGGCAGCTTTGTCTTCTGTGCAGCGAACAGCGCAACGGACTTCCGATAGTCCTCCGGCGAATGACAAGATGTCCCTCCGATCCACCCCTCTCGTCGTCACATGATAAAGCCCGCCCTCGACCCCGATCCTCGCTTTCCTCGCAATTTGCTCGATGATACTATCCCAACCAAATGAGAACCTCAATCGAGAATCGACAAATTAGCAGGCGTGACCCCGATTGCTCTTGTTGCCCTTTGATGCGGATCTGCTGCTGAACGTGATCGAACAGGTATTCGAAATGGAGAGAGAGAATTTCTTCGGATCCGGAAAGAATAAGCGTATCATTACCGCAAAGGAGGTGTTCATACTGATCGGCAAGGAATCAGGTGCGACCATCACCGAGATGTCCGGGATCGTCGGCCTCGACCAGTCAAACGCCGGCCGCCGATTCGACGCCGCGAGACAGAAATGCAAGACCGATCCGGAGTTCGAAAGCACATGGAAGAAAGTTCAGGAGAAGTACAAACAGAGAATCGCACTATCGCATGTCTGATGCTATGAAGTGTTGACCTCGCGGGAGTCGAGTTTTTGTGTAAACTCGAATTCTGACAAAAGAATAACAACCCGCGAGATCAACAATGGCAGTATACATTGGGGTTGACTTTCATCCATATGAGCAGACGCTTGCTTTTGTGGATGAAGCGGATGGAGAGATCAGATATAAGCGGTTTCTTCATAGCGATAAGGCGGGGATAAAGGCGTTTTACCGCAAGTGCGGAAAGGACGCGGTTATTGGAACGGAGGCCACGGGATCGCTGTGGTGGTTTGAGAAGTTGCTCTTTGACAATGGAATGACGCTCAAGATCGGAGACCCTAGGATGATCCGTCGAGCAGCATTATCGAGACACAAGAACGACCACAGGGATGCGGAGACGATCCTGGATCTATTGATGCAGGACATTTCCGGCGATCACGCCGAGGAACGAGCAGAGCCGGGAGATGCTCGATCTGCTGAACTATCGTCACTCTTTGGTGAGCAAGCGGACATCGGTGGTGAATCAGCTGCAGGCGTTCGCACGATCGAAGGGCTTGCCACGGTTCCGTTTGCCGGCGGTAAAGGCGAGAAAGAAGATCGAGGAGGTTGAGACGACACAGGTCGAGCGGCTTCTGGTCAGCTCTCGATTTGTTCTTTGCGACGAGCTGACACGCCAGATCAAGGCCGTGGAGGCGAGGCTCGAGGAAGAGGCGAATAAGGAAGAGCGTGCTCAATTGCTAATGACATCCCGGGATCGGGCTGATCAACGCCATGGCACTTATTCACACGCTCGGCGATGTTCGACGCTTTCGCCGTAAGGAAGAGGTCGTGGCATTTGTAGGACTCGACCCGCTCGAGAAAAGCTCGGGCGAGACGAGGCGGATCGGTTCGATCAGCAAGCGAGGTTCGCGGCTCGCAAGGTACCTGCTCGGGCAGGCAGCCCAGGCAAGTCGCGATAAGAAGATACGGAAGTTCTATTCCGAGGTTAGCCGTCGTAGAGGCCGCCCGAAAGCAAAAGTTGCAGCGGCCCGTAAGCTTCTGATTAACTGTTATGTCATGCTTCGTGATGGCATCAGCTACGAGGAGTTTACACGGCGGGGCGAAGTTGGTTTGTACGAGGGGTCAGGAGAGGTGACGGGGAAACCCGCTCAGTCTCTGAAGGTCTGATGGTACGGCCAGCCATCTCGATATAGTTCGAGATGAGCCGATCAGGTTTCATGTAGCCAGCCGCTCGAACGAAGCTGTGCACGAATAGATGATGGCATTCGCTAATTACAGCGGTGCGTATCTGAAAGAATCTAACTAATAATGGAGGCGCCGGTTGTTCTCTTTTGTCACCCAATCAAACGCACCAACCGCATCCAAAAGATGCCACAATACCCGTGCGCTTGACTTGAGTACTTACTTCATAGATGACCCCGATCGCTTAGGGATCGGGCTGATCAACGCCATGGCACTTATTCACACGCTCGGCGATGTTCGACGCTTTCGCCGTAAGGAAGAGGTCGTGGCATTTGTAGGACTCGACCCGCTCGAGAAAAGCTCGGGCGAGACGAGACGGATGGGTTCGATCAGCAAGCACGGTTCACGGCTTGTGCGGCATTTGCTAGGACAAGCCGCTCAAGCGTGCCGTGATAGACGGATCAGACAGTTCTATCTTGAGGTTAGCCGCCGGAGAGGCCGCCCGAAAGCAAAAGTTGCAGCGGCCCGTAAGCTTCTCATTAACTGTTATGTCATGCTTCGTGACAATATCAGCTACGAGGAGTTTACACGGCGGGGCGAAGTTGGTTTGTACGAGGGGTCAGGAGAGGTGACGGGGAAACCCGCTCAGTCTCTGAAAGTCTGATGGTACGGCCAGCCATTTTCGAGTAGTCGGAAATGAGCCGATTCGGTTTCATGTAGCCAGCCGCTCGAACGAAGCTGTGCACGAATAGATGATGGCATTCGCTAATTACAGCGGTGCGAGTTTGAAAAGAATCTAACTAATAATGGAGGCGCCGGTTGTTCTCTTTTGTCACCCAATCAAACGCACCAACAGCATCCCAAAGATGCCACAATACCCGTGCGCTTGACTTCAAGGGTTACTTCAAAGATGACCCCCGATCGACTTTTTTAGATTGGGAGCGTTCCGGGGCATTTCACAGAAAAAGGGAAATACGTTGAATGCACTTGACATAATGTCAGGGGGGGGATAGAGTGTCGGTGTCTAAACGAGACACACATATCCCCGGCGCCGCTTAACCACATAAGGAGTGCTGTATGTCCAGATCCTCACGGCCCGAAGAAGCGAAACAGGCTTCAAACTCTGAAATAAATGCGTCCGCAGATACGGGTATCGTCAAGAGACCGTTTGGTCAATGGTGGAAGATCGGCATTATCGCCTTTCTGGCGATCGGCGTTTCGGGTGCTGTTCTGAAATACCTTGACGAGGATGCAAGCAGGCAAAAGCTTATTCCGGCAAAGGATCGCTCGGCCCTCTCGAGCATCAATCCGTTCATACCGGCACCGACGGCGACACCGACGCCGCAATTGTCGAAAGAGTACATCTACGCGGGCAGTCGAATGCTTGCGGTGGCCGATGCCAATGCCAACGAGACGCCGCCGGCTGATCTGGCCGTATGGCGGCCTTCGAGCGGTGTCTGGTATGTGTACAATCTGGTGACGACGGCGTGGACATCCTACACTTGGGGCAACAGTT carries:
- a CDS encoding insulinase family protein, giving the protein MTETFKLTSLEIEDYTLQNGLRVVLNPDNAIPVVSVAVYYNVGSRNERDGRTGFAHLFEHMMFQGSANVPKAGHFQYVMKAGGTMNGTTSSERTNYYETLPASQLPLALWLESDRMRSLAVTQENLDNQREAVKEEKRLRYDNQPYGQIFDLINEMIFQNFANSHSTIGSMEHLDDATVEDVQDFFRVYYAPNNAVIALSGAFDPEIAKGLIETYFGDIASQPLPPALDVSEPAEVASTYREWEDKLAPFPAFLIGWKIPERRTPEFNALYLAGKVLYDGESSRLYQKLVKGSESVIQLFGFTDERRGPSSIFIGAIPKPEEDLSRIRENIMEEIQSLATHGPSAEEMEKIENQLLNDSVRHRQSSMSRAQQLAEYALYDGDPTLINTELDELLSVTAEQIRMAAAHYLNTDNRALLDVVPAVKA
- a CDS encoding IS110 family transposase codes for the protein MALIHTLGDVRRFRRKEEVVAFVGLDPLEKSSGETRRIGSISKRGSRLARYLLGQAAQASRDKKIRKFYSEVSRRRGRPKAKVAAARKLLINCYVMLRDGISYEEFTRRGEVGLYEGSGEVTGKPAQSLKV
- the ribA gene encoding GTP cyclohydrolase II gives rise to the protein MISEIIQSPPPNRFIGLIPSVVKAADAKLPTKYGEFRIAGYRSLTSDEEFVVVYKGELRTEDALPVRIHSQCMTGDVFNSAKCDCGEQLDLAMERIAREGRGVIVYQQQEGRGIGIINKIRAYALQDQGADTIEANVQLGLDIDARRYEQCVEILRDLGLRRVKAMTNNPEKIQAMRQGGIEVAERVATEIEPSKDTQKYLSVKKFQMGHLLSLVTS
- a CDS encoding IS110 family transposase; this translates as MALIHTLGDVRRFRRKEEVVAFVGLDPLEKSSGETRRMGSISKHGSRLVRHLLGQAAQACRDRRIRQFYLEVSRRRGRPKAKVAAARKLLINCYVMLRDNISYEEFTRRGEVGLYEGSGEVTGKPAQSLKV
- a CDS encoding transposase, with the protein product MAVYIGVDFHPYEQTLAFVDEADGEIRYKRFLHSDKAGIKAFYRKCGKDAVIGTEATGSLWWFEKLLFDNGMTLKIGDPRMIRRAALSRHKNDHRDAETILDLLMQDISGDHAEERAEPGDARSAELSSLFGEQADIGGESAAGVRTIEGLATVPFAGGKGEKEDRGG
- a CDS encoding insulinase family protein, producing the protein MTNDFRNSPPAPLEPISFEIPRPFQTTLDNGLRLVIFEHERLPLVSYRLAFHSGDVNDPEDSTGLTSAMTSLLTEGTAEYTSLQLAEKTERLGASISASSSDDFTVLAASSLSLYSSDILHLMAEVALRPVFPETELDLYRRNTIENLKFQRSQPGFLAGEQVGRLVYGDHPYSKISPKAADVEKLTREMLTEFHAKQFIPNNAMFIVVGDVKRDELIAEITELFGDWQPGTPCTNDFPAPPMRTDRTLTVVDRPGSAQSNIVIANLGVSRDHPDYFPLIVMNQVLGAGASSRVFMNLREEKGYTYGAYTRMEYKKLAGEAEATAEVRTAVTGESLKEFFYELDRIRVDKVSDDELADAKNFLTGVFPIRAETQEGLTNLIVNQHLYNLPEDYLQTYRDHIDAVTVDDVLRVAKEHIRPDEVAIVIVGDAEEVLPQASGFATSVEVFDTDGNAQDIGKYNNDALDEPANAAGDWDLSIDFQGQKLPVSLTVEQSGDLLTGVLETMFGDGTISNGKMTGNKLWATAIAEMQGQPLEFTIAGKVDGDSMTGTLSAPIVPEPLTFIGTRA